aatctgtgaactttttttttttctgcaccgaaagggtccaatggctttaagataagAGTCTGTTGGATATTATCACAATTTTTACAACTATATAATGAGGCATCCTTGGCTTCATTATATAACAAGCTCTATTGGTAAATGGAATTCATTTTAGATTTCTGTGTAATGTATAATATATGAATGTTTACTCTATTGAgcaaggtctgggagggcaaattttaaaatttgcttTGCCTTTTTCTTGACGGCATCTCCTTGTTATaactattaaaataaaaaaaccgcAAAAAGTACCTTGCACATCATCACAAAGTCTTTGAGATACGTTGTATATAGATACAACGATGAAGACAAGTTAGGTTTTATAGAAGTTTTGGGGAAGAGACATCGGGGAGAACCTGCCATCACAATCATTGTGAAAACTGCAAACATCCACACCGCAAGGCTCATataggtgggattcgaaccagagCCCAGCGGTGAAAGGCTAGGACTGAACCCACTGCAAAGTGAATGATATTTGAAGTGAACACAGAAGGGAAAGACAAATACAACCTTccaaaaatacaatattttgttgtaaattCCCCCTTTAAGATGCCACCCGCCAGGTGGGTATATCAAGCCGTCAAGATAAGTGTACATTAGACCCGAACGACCATTAAAAATGTGTTCCAGAATAATTAACCTACTTTTCTGATCGTTAAAAGTCAGTGCTCAtccttactaaaaaaaaaaaaaaaaaaaaaaaaaatcgcctcTCCACAGAATGGATTCAGTTACatttcacaaaacaaaacaaaacaaaaggtcCTGCACTTTATTATACGTCGGACATAAATCCAACGTCGggtaaaacacatttttatggTTGGGCGTGCATAATAACGTAAATCATTACTGGCGTTAGACGATGTCTGTGCAagttgtgttttattatttagcTTGGGGAGGGTGGGGTTTTAAAAGGGGGAGGGGTAAATAAGGAAAGTGGTGACATTTTATTCGATTGCTGTTCACGTGGACTTTAAGTAAGTTATAATAACACGTGCTGTAACACTTTGCAAACAACTAACACAAAAGTGAGTTATTATAAGCATAACAGCTTTTCTCGAGAACGTACACTGGAAATTATGTGGTGTTAAAGTTAACACCGAGTTTTCGTCCCTATAAACATACCAAAACATGATTTCAAATTTACAACATTGTGGTTATATAAAGCTAAATATCGGCCAACACTTTGGTTTTATTTTACACCCATGTGGTACACCCATTGTGTTTATTTCAACAACCCCCGCGTTTTAACAGTGTAAGTTTTTGCATAACATTGGAACCTTTCTCatcgttttgtttttcaattttaagtTCTTTACTTCATATTCTACACTTGTAATTATTATGTTCTTTGGGGATTGAACTGTAAATCTCAATGGCGTAAGAACTGTAGACCAAGTGGGCATCCCCATACAGTTTGGAACTGCAATTGACTGAGTGCAAACCATTATCCATACCAGCATTTCGAGGGAACCTTTGGCGAGAAGGAAACAAAATCGCAGTGTTCTTCCTCCACGAGACTCCCAAAATTCCACCACGAGGCGATTGCCCCTTTGcgccttccagcctcagtttgatcACGTTGTAGTGAATGTGAGAAAATTAGAGATGGCCGTCACATGTCTGTATGCTTATTGTAGAAACTGCAAAATGGCTACCTCTTCCTTGTTTTGCTTCTGGCCGATTTTTCCCACTAGAATTCCCTTTACTTCAACCAAGAGGCTATAAAGCCCCACGCttcaaccatagagcaagggatGCGTCAACTGACTCCGACCATAGAGCTACTGTGCCCATTATGCATATACACCCCCATCAATTAAAAGACACATACTAAGTCATTTGTTTAgcttttgttcttgttttcttttcatgatATTTCCCCGAACAATAATTCTCAGTTTTTCACATTGGAGAAACCTCCCACCTCTTGCTCAAGTTTCCCGATCGAGTTTCGGATACACCACAAAAGGAATTGTGATACTTGAGATCCCAAATTGCTAAACTGTTTACGCGTCGAGCCTGTTGTAGGAACCACGCTACACGAGTTTGTCAACAAAAGCCAACTTACGATTTACATAACAGTGTTCTGAACAGTTGTGGAGAGCTATGTGCTGATATACAGATAAACCAACGCGCTGATTTATTTATACTATCATGGAGGAGTGTTCTTATCCTCTATGAAACTATTAAATATAACTCTGTTGATAACAGCAATggttatctttaaaaaatattaagtttGTTTCTCAGAATTTGGCATTTCGGGACGATTTCGGGTTAGGGAATTCTCATGGTCAACTTGTTTCAAGAACAATAGCTTACACCATGACAACCTATGGGATCAGCGCCTTCATGCGTTTACAGCACAGTAAATGACTTTGGGTAAATCACTTCACAAAGGAATGGTATGATGGGGGGACATGGTGTTGTAAAGAAACAGTCTGACTGACATGGGTTTATACAAATCGTCCCTGACTACTAGGGATTAGAGCGTATTAATGATAGATAAGGGGGGTCAGTTGTGATAGAATAGGGCTTGAGTGCCAAGGCATCAAGTTGCTACTGTGTGCTTGGAGATTTAAACATTGCTTTAGGAGAAATGGCTGGACACCGGTCAGTCCACGGTGGTGAGCGGTAAGAATTCTCGTTTTTTCCCCGGTTTGCGAGGAGAGGCATTTTTATAGAATGTCCGAAACTTGGGTTCAGTCAGGTTCGGGGCTCCACCGGGCCATCTTGGACCAGAGGATTCGTCAAGTTAGGCTTCTTGTCGGGCTGGGAATGGACGTGAATAAGAGAGACTCTGCTGGTAAGACTCCCATGATGATCGCATGTTCCATGGGGTCTGAGGAACTCGGATTGAGAGTCATCCGTCTGTTACTGAAGAAAGGAGCGGACGTGAATCGCTTGGACTTTGTCGGTAGATCGGTCTTGTCCCACTCGTGTATCAACGGGAAAGAAGACATCGTGGCCTGTCTACTTGACCACGACAACTTGGAGAGGAACGTCCCAGACCTGAACGGCGATACCCCTTTGAACCTCTCCGCTGTGACCGGACAGAGGGGCTGTCTGGAACTCCTCGTGAGAAGCCTGGTCAAAGATGGAGTCCCGGTTGACCACCGCAACAAACAGGGTTGCACTGCCCTGCTGTTGGCGACCAAAGCCGGCAACTACGGGTGCGCTCGGGTGTTGCTCCTGCAGGGCCGGTCCTCGGTGAATTCTAGAGACAACGAATGTTTCATGAACTCGACCGAGTGGGCAAAGCAGAGTCAAAATCGTCTAGCCCAGGAGCTCAAACGAACTGCGCATTCTCACAGACTCTCCGGAATGGGACTGGACGGGGCTTCGCTCTTCGGAAACCACCCTAGACTTGTGAAGAGCTTCCTTCCTCCGCTCGGAGTCGCTAAATGGCACGAAGAAGGTAGACTCCTCTCTCATCAAAGGGAGCAGCAAGAAGAGATGAATCTTCTCGTACAAAGTCTGGAAGAGAAGGAACATGAACTCAGAGAGCAACGAGAATCGACTGCAGGATCTGGCGTTAACAACAAATCGCCCCCTGTTGGCAAGCCATCGTCCATCGCTCAGAGTTTCGTCTTCAGGCCGGGTAAGCCCGGACAAGATCACTATCTTACAGCGCTGTTCAGGATGTACCAGGAACAACTTTGCCGCGGTATGCCGAGACCTACCACCGTGCCGACGGGGACGGGGGAAGCTGGGGGACCGCTTGCTGATCAGCCTTCAAGGGGTCTCCGACGGCAGTCCGTACCTCCTTCAATGGCCGCTCGGCGCTCTCTTGCGAGACGGAACACCGGGCTATCAATGATGGGAGCTTTTACGAAACCCAAAGTGACGCTGACTGTTAGCTGAACTTGTAACATTAGCCTTCCAGAGAGACTCTGTtttggtcgaaatgtcaggccaatAACTATGTTTTAAGGTTTTAACATGACGAGAACACACATTAACGAGTATGAGTCGTATTCCCTGTGTACATATCATGGGTACAAGTTGTGTTATTCACACCACGGCGCAAGAGACTGGCTATAATTTAAAGTGCACCTTTTCTACAGACCACGTGTTTTATTCTGAATTGTTATCTCGTGTATTTTCACTATAActcacattatttatttttttcctacacattttattttaaacgcaATGTGCAACTGATTTTAATTGACACTGAATTTAACCATCACAATGAATTGCATTTGAAAGgttgtagttttcaaaaagtaGCCTTTCGCACtgatttcattcattttttttttatattgaattATATTTTCACTGCTTAGCAGTTAAAACACCGCTTCGGATGTCTAAACAGTAAAATGTCCTACGTGATAACCAAGTTGTTGTAGTTTTGATTGCATTTTGTAATCGAACATTCAGTTCGTAAGACCAAAAGTTTAGATCACAGTGGGCCCAAGTTtaggggatggggggggggggggggggtagtgctCACGAAGATATCAATAAGTGCATCTTTCCCTCACACGACGTCACATCCGTCTTCATAAGTAAGGCATTATGTTCTTAGCATATACAAATCAGTTCTAAGTTCAGAGTGTCAACAAAAACtgcaaattagttttaaaaagtatacatattttgttatttgaacATACACTTGTAATTATGAATACGGGCATGGTGGGAAACTCCCTTTAAATGGTTTTTCTTGAAACTCTACGAGATGTTAAATGTTTTGATCTCCCGAGTCAAAAACTCAAcgtttgaaaacagtgaaaacgtTTCAGTTTTCCCACTTTTTTTCTCGTGACTCCAATGCCCGACTGAgtctaaactttcacaggttttttatttcatatattatgttttgggtCACAAGAAAGTACAGccagtgtttgacaattaccaacggtgtccagtggcttcaattaaaggaacacgttgccttgaatcggtcgagttggtcttcgaaaagcgtttataaccgtttgttataaaatgcatatggttagaaagatgtttttaatatatgtagtagaatataattatccacacaaatttacctcgaaattgcgtggttttccttttactttgcgaactaacgcggtcggtcatttatgggagtcaaggaataccacgcaatttcgagggatacttgtgtgaatcattatattctacttttaaaacatctttctaaccattcgcattttataacaaacgtttacaaacacttcaaagacaaactcgaccgattcaaggcaacgtgttcctttaaaggcagtggacactattggtaattactcaaaataattattagcataaaaccttacttggtgacgagtaatgtggagagatTGATAgcgtaaaacattgtgagaaacggctccctctgaagtgacgtagttttcgagaaagaagtaattttccacgaatttgatttcgagacctcaagtttagaatttgaggtatcgaaatcaagcatatgaaagcacacaacttcgagtgacaagggtgtttttttctttcatagttatctcgcaactccgacgaccaaacgagctcaaattttcacaggtttgttattttatgcatatgttgagatacaccaagtaagaaggcTGTTcgtcgacaattaccaatagtgtccagtgtctttaagaacgcGAGGCATAAAGTCTCAGTATAGGACAGTACGcctttggtagttactccaaaaattaattaccatCAAAACATACTCGACTAAAATGcattgcagctgttgataatgtataataTTGTGAAACAATTCACTTCTGAGGGATGTGGTTTCAGAGAGAGAGGGCACTCAATCTGAGaacattttatttatgaaacgtttctcagattgtgtgctCCAAAAAACTGGTTTTATTCCTGCGTCAACACATGGAGGAAgagattttcttcctccatggtcaacaCAACCcgctccattttttttttttttgccatatctcaaaaatgctatctctctattgaaataaaaatttcacagattagttttattgtaaggAAATCAAAATTTCTCATCCagattagttttattgtaaggTATATTTTGCCTTAAACGGTTATACAATGGATCATGGAGGAACTTCCTCCATGAATGGATAGTGTATATTTTACTACTGTTCCACACAAAGCTACACGCTTCATTGCATGTCGTAAAATCATCATGGTCGTGTCCCCAGAGTCCATTGGAAGTGTACACAAGGTGACCTAGAACTGGGAGCCCGTGACGTGTGGGTCAACAAAATCGTCACAATTACGGTTGTTTTTGTTAAGCAGTGTATCCAGTGATTTGTTTAAAACCATATtgcaaattgtacattttagtCTGCTGACAACAAATTGACAAAAATGGAGTATAGAACATCATTCCGCatgaaaatgcaaaaattgtgcatttttgttgaaaacaaattcgtgtGTTGTAGAGCATGCATGAATAATCAGCATATAAATTTAACACTGGAAAGCGTGACCACTCTGTCAATCACTCACAGCCCGGCTTGTTTAAAGAtgcttttcttgaaaactaagcCGATTCAATTAATTACAGTTGTCAAAGGGAAAGTAACTTGAGGGGGGACATTATTGTGCAATCTTGCGCATATTTTGAGCTTTGGGACATGTTACGTTTCATTCACACGCTAAAGCAATGGGAACCTGAGCCTCACTCGAAAGGCACGCTCtgtttatttttcttgtttttctttcttctttgttattcctgtaaaaacaaaaattggtaATCAAAATTGACTTTTGTGTTAACTTAGAACCCCCATTCaagttaaaattattattttattaaatgaaTATACAATAGCTTGGACTGAGAGTTTtcgtcttaaagacactggacactattggttattgtcaaagaacagtcttctcacttggtgtcgcaacatattttatgcttaaaataacaaacctgtgaaaatttgagatcaattggtcgtcgaagttacgagatcaaaatgaaagaaaaaacacaattggtcacacgaagttgtgcgctttcggatgcttggtttcgagacctcaaattttacatctgaggtctcgatatcaaattcgtggaaaattacttctttctcgaaaactacgtcacttcagagagagccgtttctcacaatgttttactttatcaacttttccccattactcgttaccaagtagggttgtatggcaataattattttgagtaactaccaatagtgtcaattgCCTAGAAATCAAAGTCTTAATTGTAAACTTTAATCCTTCATTGACATTtaaatattggtttattaaaaataaatacatacatttgACTGAGAGTTTGCTTTATGTACAATCTTTGACTTGGATTTCTGTTACCGTTTTGTCACTACAGGAGACTTAAGTAGAGCGTGTTTGATTAGATTTGACACCATCTGTACGTTGTGAGCAACGTTGTTGCAGGTGGCGCACTGGGGATGCACTCTCTAACACACACTGAATTGAAGCCAGAGTTGTGGTTGATTAGAGGCAAGCAGAGCCTGTAAATTTGCTATCATAATGTTGTTCTATCATTGACTCGATTGACCTGGATTCCAGGCTGTAGATATAATAACTATTCCATGCCCTGGAGGCAGGGGACAGACCACGTGGGAGGAAGAGGGGTGGCAGAGAAACCATTGCTAGGAGCAGTGTGTGTTATTTTTCCCCCTGCATATTATATAGATGCTGGAAGTAGGGCACGTACTTAGAACCTTGCTTTCTCAACAATCCAGAATAATATATCGGTGTCAGATCAGACTGAGCCCTCAGGAACAAACAATTTGATGGGAAGAGGTGATGTTTGTTAGAAGTCAATCAATAAAAGCGAGTCCTGTATTATCattaccaataataataaagagaTGTGGAGGATCAGGGGAGGGGAATTGCCTTGGAAATGGGAGTTTTAAAAACAAGCTATGATGGGGGGTTATATGTGAGTGTTTCACTTCCTCTCCATCAACGGTTGTGACATAAGACTGACGTCATGAAAGAATAGAAAACCGATTAGCTCGAGGCGCCCTAGCGTTCAGACTCGGCGCAAACAG
The sequence above is drawn from the Asterias amurensis chromosome 13, ASM3211899v1 genome and encodes:
- the LOC139946146 gene encoding uncharacterized protein; this encodes MSETWVQSGSGLHRAILDQRIRQVRLLVGLGMDVNKRDSAGKTPMMIACSMGSEELGLRVIRLLLKKGADVNRLDFVGRSVLSHSCINGKEDIVACLLDHDNLERNVPDLNGDTPLNLSAVTGQRGCLELLVRSLVKDGVPVDHRNKQGCTALLLATKAGNYGCARVLLLQGRSSVNSRDNECFMNSTEWAKQSQNRLAQELKRTAHSHRLSGMGLDGASLFGNHPRLVKSFLPPLGVAKWHEEGRLLSHQREQQEEMNLLVQSLEEKEHELREQRESTAGSGVNNKSPPVGKPSSIAQSFVFRPGKPGQDHYLTALFRMYQEQLCRGMPRPTTVPTGTGEAGGPLADQPSRGLRRQSVPPSMAARRSLARRNTGLSMMGAFTKPKVTLTVS